Proteins from a single region of Methanobrevibacter sp.:
- a CDS encoding ABC transporter transmembrane domain-containing protein: protein MKKFLSVALKFQWKTIVFIFALIIIQTFVQMEIIDLFGAALTGVKEQNVDLLFKSGLYMLMYTVISMIAVYVISFLTTRVASKSAYTVREKIFHILMNLPREEIDKFKISGLVTRSTRGMSSEQGFIVMILEQLMLIPVTFVAIVYEIALIDGTYALFFLGFIGVLSAIIIFRMKQIVEIFFRAKKTYGKLNLLFLSKINDIAGRIPFNKQEYEVEFEKACENSYDKNVIYIKSQCYLGPILMWGLYVIVLVTLAMVNSGYTIGFETDSVIDSFIILVYVAYFITTLANIPALIDRWPRAYATSVRLEEVLNIEDKIIKSNTNDNLKEIEIVEEDIAQEAKGIWDERKGISEKFTALLKEDKAKVRISMILLTISTLCMVYAPKVAGKTVDLLASNWNSTNDPAIYISLALLLVLYSVGYLFKLPPKRIMGATGEKVAYDLRVKLFDKLDAVGSDFIQENSKGLVLSRLNNDVMNIREFVSSKFTEIYAQILFIVFVIVLIVMTDFRLSLIYLVILPVYAVCFYVCDVKSKNYYDGHQMQLGRLMSYFERGLSNRDSFHEKGFKKMNQTVIDYYVKSKNVTNFMVPVTTLLTNISKITVYIAGIYFLAGNEIQIGTLLAVIMYGQLLTDPIKKLSSSMATIETSFSSIKRIFAIIDYKNDK from the coding sequence ATGAAAAAGTTTTTGAGTGTTGCATTAAAATTCCAATGGAAAACAATAGTGTTTATTTTCGCATTAATAATCATTCAGACATTCGTTCAAATGGAAATAATTGATTTGTTCGGTGCGGCTTTGACTGGAGTCAAAGAACAGAACGTTGATTTGCTTTTCAAATCAGGATTATATATGTTAATGTATACCGTCATTTCAATGATTGCCGTTTATGTCATCTCTTTTCTCACAACAAGAGTGGCTTCAAAATCAGCATATACTGTCCGTGAGAAAATATTCCATATTCTGATGAACTTGCCTCGTGAGGAAATTGATAAATTTAAAATTTCAGGGCTAGTTACAAGGTCAACCAGAGGTATGTCCTCCGAACAGGGATTTATAGTGATGATACTCGAACAGTTAATGCTTATTCCAGTTACATTCGTAGCAATTGTATATGAAATAGCATTGATTGATGGAACTTATGCATTATTTTTCTTAGGATTTATTGGTGTTCTTTCTGCAATCATAATTTTTAGAATGAAACAGATTGTGGAAATATTTTTCAGAGCTAAAAAGACATATGGTAAACTAAATTTATTATTCTTATCCAAAATCAATGATATAGCTGGCAGGATTCCATTTAACAAACAGGAGTATGAAGTCGAATTTGAAAAGGCATGTGAGAACTCCTATGATAAAAATGTCATCTATATTAAAAGTCAATGTTACCTCGGACCAATATTAATGTGGGGTTTATATGTTATTGTCCTGGTTACATTGGCAATGGTTAATTCAGGATACACCATTGGATTTGAAACTGATAGTGTAATTGATTCATTCATTATTCTGGTATATGTTGCCTACTTCATCACTACTCTAGCTAATATTCCTGCATTAATTGACAGATGGCCACGTGCATATGCCACTTCTGTGCGTTTGGAGGAAGTCTTGAATATTGAAGATAAAATCATAAAATCCAATACAAATGATAATCTGAAGGAAATAGAGATTGTTGAGGAGGATATTGCTCAAGAGGCTAAGGGCATATGGGATGAAAGAAAGGGTATCTCTGAAAAATTCACTGCATTGTTAAAAGAGGATAAGGCCAAAGTAAGAATATCAATGATTTTACTTACGATATCCACATTGTGCATGGTTTATGCCCCAAAAGTTGCCGGAAAAACAGTTGATTTATTGGCTTCCAATTGGAATTCAACTAATGACCCTGCTATCTACATTAGTCTTGCCCTGTTGCTGGTATTGTATTCAGTAGGATATCTGTTTAAATTACCTCCAAAGAGAATCATGGGGGCCACAGGTGAAAAAGTAGCATATGATTTAAGAGTGAAATTATTTGATAAGCTTGATGCTGTTGGTTCCGATTTCATTCAGGAAAATTCAAAGGGTCTTGTTCTATCCAGACTAAACAACGATGTGATGAACATCAGGGAGTTTGTTTCATCTAAATTTACTGAAATTTATGCGCAGATTCTATTTATAGTCTTTGTAATAGTGTTGATTGTGATGACAGACTTCAGGTTGAGCTTAATATACCTTGTGATATTGCCGGTTTATGCCGTTTGCTTTTATGTATGTGATGTCAAATCTAAAAACTATTACGATGGTCATCAAATGCAGTTGGGGAGATTGATGAGCTATTTTGAAAGAGGCCTGTCAAATCGTGATTCATTCCATGAAAAAGGGTTTAAAAAAATGAATCAAACTGTAATTGACTATTATGTCAAATCCAAAAACGTTACTAATTTTATGGTGCCTGTTACAACCCTTTTAACAAATATAAGTAAGATAACTGTTTATATTGCGGGGATTTACTTTTTAGCAGGTAATGAGATTCAGATAGGGACTCTATTGGCAGTTATTATGTATGGGCAATTATTAACAGATCCTATTAAAAAGCTAAGTTCCTCGATGGCCACTATTGAAACTTCATTTTCAAGCATCAAAAGGATATTTGCAATCATTGACTATAAAAACGATAAATAA
- the rhuM gene encoding RhuM family protein, producing the protein MPEFKLIEKLLYKSEQNDIEAEFIIGNETLWSSQKVIAEIFGTTSANISMHFSNIIQEGELDEKEVSISSKDLFKDNPNFIKKSLKKSNNRGRPQKWYNLDAIISIGYRINSKEATQFRRWANKILKEYMIKGFVIDKELLKKGGRFTEDYFDELLETIREIRASERRFNQKITDIYATSFDYNKDADITKEFFATVQNKLIFAISNHTAAELIETRSDIENPHMGLTTWKKAPNGKILQSDVVISKNYLNQNELSRLNSLVEGFLNLAESRAEDRIPMGMKDWKELLDDYLKLRRLPILVGKGKISAEEAREHVLEKYEKFRVVQDENFISDFDQMILDIKRLEGK; encoded by the coding sequence ATGCCCGAATTCAAACTTATTGAAAAGTTACTATACAAAAGCGAACAGAACGATATAGAAGCTGAGTTTATAATTGGAAACGAAACATTATGGTCAAGTCAAAAAGTCATAGCAGAAATATTTGGAACAACATCAGCCAATATTTCAATGCATTTCTCAAATATAATCCAAGAAGGAGAGCTAGATGAAAAAGAAGTAAGCATATCTTCTAAAGACCTTTTTAAAGACAATCCCAATTTTATTAAGAAATCCTTAAAAAAATCAAATAATCGAGGTAGGCCCCAAAAATGGTATAATCTTGACGCAATCATATCAATAGGATACAGAATAAACAGTAAAGAAGCAACACAGTTCCGCCGTTGGGCCAATAAAATATTAAAGGAATATATGATAAAAGGATTTGTCATCGATAAAGAACTTCTGAAAAAAGGTGGAAGATTTACAGAAGACTATTTCGATGAATTATTAGAAACCATACGAGAAATAAGGGCTTCAGAGAGAAGATTCAATCAAAAAATCACAGACATTTATGCAACAAGCTTTGATTATAACAAAGATGCAGACATAACAAAAGAATTCTTTGCCACAGTACAAAACAAACTGATATTTGCAATAAGCAACCATACTGCAGCAGAACTCATAGAAACACGAAGCGATATTGAAAATCCTCATATGGGCTTGACAACCTGGAAAAAAGCACCAAATGGAAAAATACTACAAAGTGACGTGGTCATATCCAAAAATTATTTGAATCAAAATGAATTATCAAGATTAAATAGTTTAGTAGAAGGTTTTTTGAATTTAGCCGAATCACGCGCAGAGGATAGAATCCCAATGGGTATGAAAGATTGGAAAGAACTGCTGGATGACTACCTTAAACTTCGAAGGCTGCCAATTCTTGTTGGCAAAGGTAAGATATCTGCTGAAGAAGCACGAGAACATGTGCTTGAAAAATATGAAAAATTCAGAGTAGTGCAAGATGAAAACTTCATTTCTGACTTTGATCAAATGATTTTAGATATTAAACGTCTAGAAGGAAAATAA
- a CDS encoding carboxymuconolactone decarboxylase family protein gives MKGDVYYGKGIRELKDSHPDLFDLVSNINETVWDGNVLDYKTQKLIAIGITASRADPRATKKQIRSAIEVLGITKEEIVDVLRVVLLTSGMPAFSKSLQILNSVTEAIEEEREDKA, from the coding sequence ATGAAAGGAGACGTATATTACGGTAAAGGTATAAGAGAGTTAAAAGACAGCCATCCTGACTTATTTGATTTGGTATCCAACATTAATGAAACTGTATGGGACGGTAATGTCTTGGATTATAAAACTCAAAAACTGATTGCTATTGGTATTACTGCTTCCCGTGCAGATCCAAGAGCTACCAAAAAACAAATCAGAAGCGCTATTGAAGTATTGGGCATTACAAAAGAAGAAATCGTGGATGTTTTAAGAGTTGTCTTATTAACTTCAGGTATGCCTGCATTTTCCAAATCACTTCAAATTCTAAACAGTGTCACTGAAGCTATTGAAGAGGAAAGAGAAGATAAGGCTTAA
- a CDS encoding CPBP family intramembrane glutamic endopeptidase, translating into MNIHKKFFSKVGFNYLILAVSAIIIQVIAINAISMLNIDIINDYNYLTIMSAVCNYILPLPIILFLMKKIDTRHLERHGISVLTFLKYFAITLTLMWAGNLIGLILTSLLGGLTQTTITNPVENLINSTDVWLNLLLISIIGPVFEEFFFRKLLVDRTIRYGARVSIILSAVIFGFFHGNLNQFFYAFLMGGFLAYVYIKTGTILYPILLHICANLMGSVVSLFVGKSAMAIAAGNVAIGDLAVVLIYTAVILLCILIGLISLTSYKKSKFNGLKTEISLTHPIKTMLLNYGMILFMVFCVLEIVYQII; encoded by the coding sequence TTGAATATCCACAAAAAGTTTTTTTCAAAAGTAGGATTCAACTATCTCATTCTTGCAGTTTCAGCAATAATAATACAGGTAATTGCAATAAACGCAATATCAATGCTAAACATTGACATAATCAACGATTACAATTATCTGACAATAATGTCTGCAGTTTGCAATTATATTCTGCCACTGCCGATAATACTATTCCTGATGAAAAAAATTGACACACGACATCTCGAAAGGCATGGCATAAGCGTTTTAACTTTCCTGAAATATTTTGCAATAACATTAACACTGATGTGGGCAGGAAATCTCATTGGATTAATACTGACAAGCCTGCTAGGCGGGCTAACACAAACAACAATAACAAATCCTGTTGAAAACCTGATAAATTCAACAGACGTGTGGCTGAATTTATTATTAATCAGCATCATAGGTCCTGTTTTTGAAGAATTTTTCTTTAGAAAACTCCTTGTTGACAGAACAATAAGATACGGCGCCAGGGTCAGCATAATATTATCTGCAGTGATATTCGGATTTTTCCATGGAAACCTGAATCAGTTCTTCTATGCATTTTTAATGGGAGGATTTCTAGCATACGTATATATAAAAACAGGAACTATTCTATATCCCATCTTATTGCACATTTGCGCTAATTTAATGGGATCAGTAGTAAGCCTATTTGTTGGAAAAAGTGCAATGGCAATAGCTGCAGGAAACGTAGCAATAGGCGATCTGGCTGTTGTATTAATCTATACCGCAGTTATATTATTGTGCATTTTGATAGGTTTGATTTCATTGACAAGTTATAAAAAATCCAAATTCAACGGTTTGAAAACAGAAATCAGCTTAACCCATCCTATAAAAACAATGCTTCTAAATTACGGGATGATTTTATTTATGGTGTTTTGTGTTTTAGAAATAGTTTATCAAATAATTTAA
- a CDS encoding DUF362 domain-containing protein translates to MRARHGGGHSIGLEIGKFVFSELLASSYKSRWRIGNDIHKCTLCGKCQMLCPVNAITVSRHNKTWALNNRRCRQCLECIVKCPSRSLTQVRL, encoded by the coding sequence ATGAGAGCAAGACATGGTGGCGGCCATTCAATTGGCCTGGAAATTGGTAAATTTGTTTTTTCAGAATTGTTGGCATCATCTTACAAATCCCGATGGAGAATTGGTAACGATATTCACAAATGCACATTATGCGGTAAATGCCAAATGCTTTGCCCTGTTAATGCCATAACAGTCAGCAGGCACAACAAGACCTGGGCACTAAACAACAGGCGATGCAGACAATGTCTGGAGTGTATAGTCAAATGTCCTTCTCGTTCGTTAACTCAAGTGAGATTATGA
- a CDS encoding DUF6110 family protein: MNRNEIIDKCVEHKHALIFAAGIATALIGKKIIESKTVKDAATKGMATVMSAKKDAEECFQDMKDNAEDMVVDAHDEDKKEIYIESKD, encoded by the coding sequence ATGAATCGTAATGAAATAATTGACAAATGTGTAGAGCATAAACATGCATTAATTTTCGCAGCAGGAATCGCAACCGCTTTAATCGGTAAAAAAATAATCGAATCTAAAACCGTAAAAGACGCAGCTACAAAAGGAATGGCAACAGTAATGTCTGCTAAAAAAGATGCAGAAGAATGTTTCCAAGACATGAAAGACAACGCTGAAGACATGGTTGTCGATGCTCACGATGAAGACAAAAAAGAAATCTACATTGAATCTAAAGATTAG